Part of the Paenibacillus terrae HPL-003 genome is shown below.
TGTTGCAGGCAGATACACAGATTCCAAGAACTTCTATGCTGCATCTTTATACAACAAGAAGGGTGGAGCACTTGAAATTCGCAAAAAGGTAAACGGTTCTATGAAGACACTGGCTACCAATAACAAATACAAACTGGACACCAATACCTGGTACAAAGTGAAGCTGGAGCTGTCCGGTTCGGAAATTAAGATGTATGTCAATGATCAACTGGAGCTGACCGCAACAGATTCCAGCCTTGCTTCGGGAGCCATTGGTTTGGTAACCTCCAAGGCGGTTGCCCAGTTCGATAATGTTATCGTATCCGGCGCTTCAACTGAAACAGATACAGGTACAACACCTGCGAATCCAACACCAGGTACAGATAAACCAACTCCTGGGGTAGATAAAAACGTAACCTCCAATAATAACTTTAATTTGGCTGGCTTCTCCTATGGTAATCCAGGTGGCGGGGAAATTAAGGAAACCGATGCCAATTACAAAAAAGTTTACAACGCTGTAGATCTCAACGAAGCACTTAAGAAAGGTACTAAAGTGAAGGTTATTGAGATTATGAACGATCTCGACCTCGGCTGGAATGAACTCCCTAGTGCTGCCAAGGTGATGCCTTTTAGTGCCAACAACCCTGTGCTGACAAATCCTGTTCTGAAGAAAACAGGTGTGAGCAAAATCTATATAGAAAACTTGAGTGGAATCACGATTTTCTCGGCAAATGGCGCTAAAATCAAACATGCCGGCTTTGTTATCAAAAGAAGCTCTAATTTGATTTTCCGTAACCTCGAATTTGATGAGCTTTGGGAGTGGGATGAAGCAACCAAAGGGAATTATGACAAAAATGACTGGGATTATATCACGGTTGAAGGCCAAAGCTCCAAAGTATGGATTGACCATTGTACATTCAACAAAGCATATGATGGCTTGGTAGATGTGAAAAAAGGCAGTAACGGAGTCACCATTTCCTGGTCCTTGTTCAAAGGAGATGACCGCAGCTCCAATAGCTGGGTGACCCAACAGGTTAACGCTATGGAAGCAGACAAATCTTCCTACCCTATGTACGCTTATTTGAGAAGCAGTGCAGTAGGCTTGAGTAAAGAAGATATCATTGATATCGCAGCAGGACAAAAGAAAGCGCATCTGATCGGTGCTACTGAAATGGCTGCCGACAATGCCGATTTGGAAGTTACGTTGCACCATAACTACTACAAGGATATTCAAGACCGTATGCCTCGTTTGCGTGCTGGTAATGCCCATGCCTATAACATCGTTATGGACGATGCCGGATTGGCTAGAGCCAAGAGCAGAATTACTTCTGACATGGCTAAAGCGATTGCTGCCAAAGGATACCATTTTGACGTCGTGGGTAATGGTGCGATTTCAACTGAGAATGGCGCGGTATTGCTTGAAAAATCATATTTAATTGATGTATTTTCTCCAGTTCGTAATAATCAAAAAGACCCTAAAAAAGATGACTACACTGGCAAAATCAAAGCAGAAGATGTTATCTTCTCTGACAACGGTAAAGTATTTAGAGGGGGCAGCGACGATGCAAACAGCCCGTTAGCTCCGTATCCTGCGAAGGCCAAGGATTTCTCCTGGAATGGATTCACAAAATTGCCATACAGCTATACAGCCGAAAATCCTGAAAACCTGGTTGCTCAATTGCAGGGCAAAGATGGAGCAGGTGCAGGCAAGCTGAACTGGCCGAGTGAAAACTGGCTTAAAACAGTATACAAGGCAGTTGCTTCAAAGGGTACAAAAACGGTGGAAGATTCCGAATAAATATATTGGAAAAATAGCTTTGGAATAAGAAGCGGCCAGGACAGATATACTCTGCTCCTGGCTGCTTCTTTTCGTATACATTTTCAGGACGCATGCGGCAAGCTCTTAACCGATGACGACAAACGAGGACACACCAGCAGGTACCGATCTGACCCGGAACAACGTTCCATCGTCTCTAAAGGTACGCAGAACAAAAGGCTGGTTCGTAGGTGTGCGTACATTGTTGAATCGGACGGTGCCGAAACTATCGAAATTAGCAGCTTGCACAAAGCTTCCATCTGTACGCCGGAGGACTGCAAAAAATCCCGTTGTAATAAAAGGTACTCCGTCATTACGAGCCCAGATGACGGTAAACCGACTAAAGGTTTGTGTAGGACTCACATTGCGATATTTCGTAACAGGAACCTTTCTGCCCGTAGACTTCAAGGTTTGAGGAGGACGAATGGCCACTTCATATCAACTCCTTTGTTGTGATGTGATAGTAGATGCACACAAAGGAGTTTCGGACCGTGCTATAAACTACTTTTCAAAAAAAATAGATTTATAGTTCTCATCACGCCCAGTTGCGACGTAGTGTAAAGAGTTCTTTTAGCGCGTCTGTCGACAGCTCGGTAATCCAGCCCTCAGTGCTGGAAATGATTTGATCGCTAAGCTGCTGCTTGCTCTCTAGCATTTCATCAATGCGTTCCTCCAGAGTTCCAAGGGAGATGAACTTGTGCACCTGTACGTCTTTCGTTTGTCCCATCCGGTAGGCGCGATCTGTGGCCTGATTTTCAACAGCCGGATTCCACCAGCGATCGAAGTGAAAAACGTGGTTGGCAGCTGTCAGATTCAGACCCACCCCTCCGGCCTTGAGCGACAAAATAAATACGGACGGCTGCTCGTCTGGCAGCAGTGTGTGAGATTGGAACTGATCAATCATCCGGTCACGGGCCGTTTTGGACGTACTGCCGTTGAGGTAGAGCACTGGCTCTTGCAGCTCTTGAGCGATCACCTGCTGGAGCATTCGACCCATGCCAATATACTGCGTGAAAATAAGGCAGCGCTCACCTTCCTCCCGCAGCTCCTTGACCATGGCCAGAATACGCTCCAGCTTGGATGAACGGCTGATGACTGCTTCGAAATCGGGCTGACTATAGCCGGAAACCGTGGCATCCAGGGCGGCTTCTTTGGTTAAGAGAGCAGGATGATCACAAAGCTGCTTCAACTGGGTAAGGGCAGATAATATAGCGCCTTTTCGCTCAATCCCCTCCAGCTTCTGCATCCGTTCCATGAGTTCTTTGACAATTTGGTCATAGAGCGCTCCCTGCTCGGAGGTGAGGTGAATGTACGTTTTCATCTCATTCTTCTCGGGCAAATCAAGCTGTATAGCCGGATCTTTCTTCTTGCGTCGCAGCATGAAGGGCTGAACCAGTTTTTGCAGGTCTACCGTTCGTTGCTCGTTATGTTCTTTCTCAATGGCATTGATGAACCGATTGCTGAAGGCGCGTGCGCTGCCCAGATAACCGGGATTGATAAAATCATAAATCGACCATAGCTCGGACAGCCGATTTTCGATAGGCGTCCCGGTTAGCGCTATACGATGCCGAGCAGGGAAGCTGCGAACAGCACTGGATTGCTTGGTTTGCGCATTTTTAATGTTCTGCGCTTCATCCAGGCAAACCGAGTCCCAGGTTATGCTTTGCAGCAGCTCTTGATCAAGGGTTGCTGTCGCAAAGGATGTCAGGATGACGTCGGCTTGCTCGACTTCTTCGTGGAACAATTCCCCCTGATCCCGCTTGCTTCCATAGTGGAGCATGACCTTCAATGAAGGGGCAAATCGGCTGAGTTCCTTCTGCCAGTTGCCCAGCACCGAAGTCGGGCAAATCAGTAGCGAACTGGAGCGAACGCCCGTCTCTGCGGCGATGTCCTGTAGATGTAGCAAATAGGCAATAAACTGCACCGTTTTGCCAAGCCCCATATCATCGGCAAGACAGGCGCCCAGTCCAAAGCGTCGTAAAAAGGCAAGCCACGCGTATCCATCCCGCTGATACGTCCGCAGCTCGGCTCGCAATCCGTCCGGCACCTCCAGTGCGGGCCATTCCGATTGCCGCCCAAGCTGGCTAATCAGCTTCAGCAGGTGCCCGTTCAGCTCAACCTCCAGTCGGAAGCGTGCCGCATCCTCCGGCTGTTCTCCCGTAGCGTCGCTCTCCGTCTCATCGGCGTTGCCGAGCAGGTGTAGCTGTAGGATGTCCTGAAACGACAATCCCTGAGTGCTGTCGATCCCGGCCATGGCCCGACGGATTTGCGCCAGCAGCGCGGGATCGAGTGCGATCCATTGCCCGCGGAAGCGCACCAGCCGCTCGTTGCGGGCCACCAGTTCGGCGAACTCTGACTCGCTCAGATCAGCATCGCCAATGGCAACACGCCAATCGAACTGGACAATCGAGTCCAGTCCGAACAGCGAGCCGCCCTTCGCGCGCTCGCTCCCACCTTCGCCCGGGCGAACCTTGGCCCGCAGCTTCGGCTTCTTACGGGTGGCTGCTTCCCACCAAGCGGGCAGCAGCACCTGCCAACCGCCTTCCAGCAAGCGATGGCTGTCGGTCGTTAGGAATTGCCACGCCGCCTCGTCGGAGAGCGGGCGATCCAGCACGTCATCGCGGCTTCCAGTCCGCTGCCCGGCGGGCAAAATTGCGGTCAAGCGCTCCAGCCATCCGGCTGAGCGCTCACGCACATGGGCCGTCCACGCATCGGGCCACAGGCCGGACGCATGCCCATCATCGGCGAGCTGTACAGGCACCAGCAGCGCTGGGTCCTGCTTGTCCTGCAACACAAGCTTGAGCTGCCACGACGACTCGTCGTTCTCTGGCTCTGGCTCCAGCAGTTGCAGAAGCGGCCGGAAGGGCGCGGTATCGGCCTTCCAGCCGATAGCGATAAGCCATGCCCGCGCATCCAGACCTGTCGCGGCCGGGCGGTTTTGGGAGAAGAGAATGGGGTATTCTCTTCGCAAATCGGCGGCTTCCGCCTCGGTGCCGTACCAGCGTTGAAACACGGCGGCCGAGAACGCCGCAGCCAGCCCTTCGTGCTCGTCCTTCTCCAAGCTGTTAAGCAGGGAAATCTCTGCCAGATCAGCGTTTTCCAGCTTTTTCTCCGACTCTAATACCTCTAGCGCCCCCGGTGCCTCCAGTGCTTCCGCATCCCAAATCCATTGCAGCTTTCCCGCCTGAAATGCTGTGAAGCTGGGTACATAAGAATTCGCTTCAATGGAATGGGCAAGTAGAGGGATCAACCGAAGCCACGGGGCATTGTCCTCGTCCCAGATCCATTCGATGTGCTCCAGCAAATTGGGTTCTGCCAGAAAAGGAATCACCTGCTCCGAGGGCAGGAGAATAATATCCGTGTCCTGAACGTGTTGAATCTCCAGCTCGGTGCCATAGAAAGAAGCCTCGTGCCAGGCAAACAAACGCTGCTTCAACATTTGACCGGAAATGCTGTAGTTCATGGAGGAATCGCCATAAATAAGTGCGTCTCCATAGGTGGTTAACTGGATGTGTACCGTAATTGTCTCCGTATATTGGCTCATGATAACAATTTCCCTTTCCGCAATTCCTCCTGTAGCGCCCGCAGGCGGCTATGGCGGCTGGTGAAGGTCGTGAAGAACAGCTCCCAGCGCGGCTCTTGCTTCATTTTTTTGTATAGCTTGAACAGCCGCTTCAACAGCTTGACTGCCGCTTTGTAGCTGGATCTGTTTTTTTCCAGCACATATCGTTCCACCGCCTGGTGGTAAAAGGGTAGCAGCAGCTCAGGCGCGTTCTTTTCAATGGGCTGCAACACGCTCACCCGGAAACTCAAAGGTTCGCTGCGCATACTTAACTGGTAGTCAATCCATTGCCGCCATCTGTCATGGGCAAGCAGTGCTTCTTCATACATTCCCCCGGCAAAAGGGAGCATTCCGACCAGTGTGTCCCACATTTCCTGTTCCGCTTCTGGAAGGTGCTGCAAAACCATATCCCAATCGTTCATATAATCGTGCAAATGATCGTCCCGATGACTGTGAAGTAAGGGACCGATATGCCGTAGTCCGTCCTTGAGGCGTGACCATTCCTCAGCTTCACGTAAGGCATGTAAGAACAAAAGCAGTTGGCTGGAAGAGATTTTTAGCGGAAAAGCCTTTTCGGCCTCCTCAAGCAGCGCCCAAGCTTGTTCATCCTGCGACTGGTAAAAATACATCCAGCTTTGGGCCAGCATCCAGGGAAGCTGGGCCAACGTTGTGCCAAGCTCACCCTCAGCCGCCCGTAAATGCTGTAATTCCTCCGCATATATGCTGGAAGTGGAATCTTTCTGCTGGGGACGCATCCAGTTTAGCCAAAATCGGTAATACGCGTCTGAAAAATAAGTGCCGCTACGCGATTCTGTCAGCATTTTTCGGCGTAAATAGGCCAAGGTCTCTGCCATGCGTGCTTCTTGCATCGGTTCATCTGTTAGGGCAAGCTCGCTCTCAAAATCACGCTCGATAGCTTCTTTAAGCTCATCTGCGGCGATTTGCGTGTAATACCCCATATAGGAATGAGTGGGATAACCCGGCATGGGTGCCTGAGGGACCAGTTTTTCCAGCACACGCAGATGAGCGTGCAGTCCGTACAACTGTTGCATGCCGGGTGAAAGTGGCGGCTTCACAGCATATATCGAAGCTAGAGCGCTTTGGACATATTGGGAATTTTGCGTATTCATGTGGATAAGGGAGATGCACTGATCGAACAGGTCATGCCATTCCGAGACAGGCATATCCGATATGCGGCTTGCTGTTTTGCTGAGCGTGTTCCTGGCAGTCTGCTTGCGATCTGGTGAAGGAGCGGACCGGGAAGCAGGCGCGGTGGTGCGCACGTCAGATTGGACAGCCAGCCGGGTGAAGCCCGTTGAATGGGCGTTCACCAACGCATGTACGGAACGCTCCTGCACATTCGCATAATTCAGCAGTACGGCGATCATATGCTTGCAGTTCTTATGAACCGGACATGTACATCGGCTGGCAGCAAAAGCGCTCAAGTGGAGATCCACCTCGTAAAGCTCGCTTCCATCTACGACCGAAACGATATGGTCGGCGTCAGACATTGTAAATTCTTTTACCTTTCCTTGCTTGAAATATTGAAAGCCGCGTTTAATCGTCACGTCATTAAAATGGTCAGCTACGTTTTGGATAAGCTGCTGCCACTGTATATCATCCATAAGATAGGTTGGTTTTTTCATATGCATTAGTCTCCTAAGAGAGAATAGTCAATCCGATGACAGCTTAACTCTTCCATTATATCAGTTCAGGACAGTAAATTGAGGTGGAGGGAGCAGATGGAAAGTGTATTATAAATATAAAATAAATATTACTAATAATTTAGTGTTGATGATCCTGTTTAGGGATTGCTTCTAGTGAATCTAAATCAGTGGTGTTATTTGATAAACTTGTTTATAAGAGGAGGGGAAATATGTCATTTTTGTATAGCTACGATATTCACCTGCCCAGCCAGCTTGATCCTAACCGCACGTATCCGACCATTTTTACACTGCACGGTAAAGGGTCCAATGAACAAGACATGTACGGAGTTGTGGAGCCGCTGTCGGAGGAATTTATTATCATCGGCATTCGAGGAGATCTACCTATGGGCGGGGGATTTCAATATTATGAGCTGAAAAGTCTGGGCAATCCGCTGCGCGAGCAGTTTGATCGGGCTATCGAGCAGCTTCAGGCATTCGTACAATATGCCACAGATAAGTATCCGGTTGATCCTGGCAAACGGTATTTCCTCGGGTTCAGTCAGGGCGCGATTTTGTCGATGTCGCTTGCACTTACGCTGGGCAACCCATTGAAGGGGATTGTGGCGATGAACGGCTATGTGCCTGATTTTGTGAAAACGGAATACGCGCTGCAAAGCACGGAGGACGTATCCGTATTTATTTCCCATGGCGAATACGATTCCGTATTTCCAGTGAGAATCGGCCATGAGACGGCGGCGTATTTCCAGACCCGAACTTCTCACTGCACATTCAAAACATACCCGACAGACCACGGTGTCTCACCCGACAACCAGCGGGATGTGCTCCAATGGCTGCGTGAGGATGCTACTTTACATTAGCTTGATTGCGATACAAAGTACCTGAAAATGATATACTAATGTCAAATAACATATTATATGATGCCCGATTATGGACAATTTGTCTTACTTCAAATACAGGATATTTTAATGGAGGTGTCTGAGATGCGATGGGAAGAAGTTAAAGAACGTTTTCCCAATGAATGGGTCGTACTTGAGGCAACCAAAGCCTATTCAAAGGATGGTCTGCGTTTCATTGAAGAAATGACCGTAATTGATACATTCGATGATTCGACTAATGCTTTTAAGCGGTATAATGAGCTGCACAGAGTAGATCCTCAGCGTGAGTATTGTTTTTTCCACACCTCTCGTGCCAAGGTTACGGCAAAAGAACGCTATGTGGGGATCAGGGGGCCTAGACGAACATTACAGAAATATATGAGCTTCCCTTTGTCAAGGTCAAAGTAACATTTAGGGGAGAAGAGTTAACTTTAAGCAAAATGCTGCTAGATACTGGTTCTGCCAGCACGCTTCTGAATGCAGATATAGTACGAGAAATAGGAATGGTTCCAGAAGGAAATGATGATGTTGATATTATACGAGGCGTGGGTGGTGTAGAATATGTCTACACTAAATTTCTGGATTCCATTACACTCGAAGAATCGACACTCAAGAATTTTCAGGTGGAAATTGGAAGTATGGATTATGGTATGCAGATTGATGGGATACTGGGCTTTAATTTCCTCAAATTGGTTGGAGCCGTTATTGATGCTAAAGCAATGGAAGTAAGAGTTTGTATGTCAAAGACGAAATAAAAAGACTGGTGGATCAGTCCACCAGCCAACCAATTCACTTTTATAAGGCATCCGTTTGTACAAACTCGCTAAAATGATCCTCCAACATCCTCAAAGACAGCTCGGCGGTTGTAGCGACCATCATATCGGCTCCTTGCATTTGCAAGGGCGTGCCTACACCGACTGCGAACATTCCTGCACTCTTGATCGCTTGTATGCCCGCCTGAGCGTCCTCTATACCGATACAGTCGGCAGGCTGAACACCCAGATTTGCGGCCCCGGTGAGGAAAATTTCCGGATCAGGTTTGCCATGCCGAATGGCGGTAACATCCACCACACTGTCAAAATAGTGCGTCAGCTCCAGCCGCTCCAGGATAAACGCTGCATTTTTGCTCGCGGAGGCCAACGCAATCCCAATCCTGGCGTCGCGTAACTCCGTCAGAAGTGCATGGATGCCTGGTAGTACGTCTGCCGGAGTCACAGCCGAGATGAGCCGTTGGTACTCGGTGTTTTTTCGTGCGGCCAGTTCTCGCTTGTCTTCGTATGAATACGCTTCGGATCGGTTGCCACGCCCCAATATTTTGTCGAGTGACTCTGTGCGGCTGATTCCTTTGAGCTGCTCATTAAATTCCCGATCAAAAGGAATGCCCAACGTCGCCGCCAAGCTGCCCCATGCCTGAAAATGATATTCGGCGGTATCTGTAATCACGCCGTCCAAGTCAAAAATCACTGCCTTCATGTGCTTCCCCCCTTGTCTGCCCGTATTATGAAACACTGTTCGTCATTAACGGCTGCCCATGGGTAATGTGCGTTGGCTGTCCATACAGCTCCAGCGTCAGGGGGGCTCCGTCCAACAGCGTAATGATCACTTCATCTTTCTGCACAAGAATACTCAGCAAGCGACCGCGATAGTTGATTTTAAACGTATATTTGCTCCAGCCCTGAGGTAGGAAGGGGGAAAAGCTCAACGTTTCACGATACGTTCTCATCCCGGCAAAACCCTGCACAATCGCCAGCCAGCTTCCTGTCATGGAAGTAATATGCAGTCCGTCCTCGGTATCGTTATTATAATTATCCAGATCCAGACGAGCCGTCCGTTGATACATCTCGACTGCTTTATCCTCCATTTTGAGCTCGGCAGCCAGCACGGCGTGAATGGACGGAGACAGACTGGATTCATGAACGGTCATCGGCTCATAAAATGCAAAATGGCGTTCTTTTTCCTCCAGCGTGAACTGATCTCCGAAGAAATACAGACCCTGTAGCACATCCGCCTGCTTGATGAAGCAGGAACGGAGGATTTTATCCCATGACCATTTCTGATTTAGCGGCAGATTACTCGGATCGAGGGAGGATACAGGCTGCAAATCCTTATCCAGAAAGGTATCGTGCTGTACAAATATGCCCCGTTCCTCATCGTAGGGATAGTACATGCGGTTGATGATATCCTGCCAATGCCCAAGCTCATCCGCGGTAACAGCCAGCTTCTCTGATTTCTCTGCCGGAATTTGAGGCAAGACCGATAACGTATATTTTAAAACCCACGCAGCCAATGTATTGGTATACCAATTGTTATTGACGTTGTTTTCGTATTCGTTCGGTCCGGTAACCCCGTGGATCATATACTGCTGATGGCGATGGGAAAAATGAACCCGGTCGGCCCAGAAGCGGCTGATTTCGACGAGTACATCGATTCCGTAGTCCTGCAAATAGGCCAAGTCGCCCGTATAGTTGGTGTAATTGTAAATGGCATACGCAATGGCCCCGTTACGGTGAATTTCCTCGAAGGTAATTTCCCATTCGTTGTGACACTCCACACCCGTAAAGGTGACCATAGGATACAATGCCCCCCGCAGTCCTTGCTGGGCTGCGTTATGCTTGGCACCCTCCAGTTGATGATAGCGGTATAGCAGCAGGTTTTTAGTTACGTCGGGATCTGCCAGCGCCAAATACATGGGTACAGCGTACGCCTCCGTATCCCAATACGTGGCACCGCCATATTTTTCACCCGTAAAGCCCTTGGGGCCAATGTTCAGGCGTGCATCTTCACCGTAGTACGTAGAGAATAGCTGGAAAATGTTAAAACGTATTCCCTGCTGGGCCTCCGTGTCCCCTTCGATTTCAACATCCGCTTTGTCCCAACGTCCGTCCCAAGCGGCGATATGCTCCTGCTTAAGCAGCGCGTATCCTTTGTTCACAGCTTCCACGGCGATGCGTTCAGCTTGTGGAATCAGCGCATCCTTTTCCATGTCACGTGAGGTGGTGACGGCTACGATTTTTTGCAGATGAGCACTGTCACCTGGAGCAACGGTATATTGATAGTGGCGTGCAGCATACAAAAAGCCCTCTTCCGTCGTTTGCTGATCTTGTCCTGCGGTCACAATGCCCATGGTAGCGTTTACGGTAAAACGCGGAATACCAAACGGATTATCTATCGTCGTGGTGGACAGGCTGACGAATTGTTCCTGAACCTCGCGTGCTTCCTCCAGCCAGAACACCTCATCATAGTTAGTGTCCTCATTTCTCGTATTACCGTCCAAATAAGGAACAAGCTCAATCGTTAGAGGCTGCACGCCTATATTGGTTGCCCTGTAATCAATCAGGCATAGTTCACGAGTGGTGATGCTTAGAAAACGTTCCGTGGTGATACGAACCTGACCGTTCACGGTACAGGCGCGCCGCAGGATACCCTGCTTCATGTCCAGTTCCTGCACAAAATCACTGATGTGTGCCGTAAATAAATCCACTTCCTGCTGGTTTATGATCAGACCGATGCCGATAAAATTCATGGCATTGATAACCTTGCCAAAATACTCGGGATAGCCGTTTTTCCACCAGCCAACCTTTGTTTTGTCGGGGAACCAGACACCAGAGATATAAGTTCCTTGATGATGATCACCTGAATAGGCTTCTTCAAAATTGCCGCGCATGCCCATATAACCGTTGCCTATGGACATGATGCTTTCTTGTAATCGCATGTGTGTTGTATGTAGAGTGTGGGTTGTCAGCTTCCAGTTATCTACGTCAAATAATCGGTTATAAACCATGATTGCGTACCCCTCTCGGAAAATGAATTCGTTGTTTTAACGAAATCAGTATATGAGCGAGTTCAGTATATAGTGCAACCGATTGCCCTGTCAACGCAAAAAACTGATTTTATGGATGTCCACAAAATCAGTTTTTGGTTCATTCCTCGGAGGATGGCAGCTTCTGACTGGATTCGCGTTCTACGATCCGGTGGGGAACGATGATATGTTTGGTCAGTTCCTTGGGGTCTTCGATTTTTTCGATCAGACTTTTGGCCGCCTGATAACCAAGGGTGAAGATATCAATATCTACGGAAGTAAGAGGGGGGTTCATCAGCTCAGCCAGCATCAGATTGTTAAAGCTCACCATGGAGAGCTGTTCCGGCATGGACACGCCCAGTTGAGACAGAAATTTCTGTACAGCCATCGCTACAAGGTCGTCATTGACGATCATAGCGGTAGGCGGCGGGGAAACCTGCAATAGCGTCCGTATGTCCTCCAGGGTAAAAGGCTCCCTGACAACGTACTCGTCCGGTAGAGGCAAATGGGCCTCCCGCAGCGCATCCTGATAGCCCCTGAGTCTTTCGGTATTCACAGTGCGTTCATGATCTCCGCCAACATAAGCAATACGCTGATGATTCAGATGGATCAAATAAGTGACCACGTCCTTGGCGGCCTGGTAGTTATCGTTGTCCACATGAGTGGTTTCACTGATAAATTGCTGAGGCTTGCCAATTACAGTGTAGGGTATTTTTTCTCTATGAAAATACTCCACGATTTTATCCTCTTGCTTGGAATACAGGACAATATAGC
Proteins encoded:
- a CDS encoding family 16 glycoside hydrolase, encoding MKSSLLKKCASVMLSSTMVLSLSLPLLGHAHADGNLQVSDDFEQGEAQGWTADSGNWSVVADGNGSTYQQSSRSESYSVKGNASWTNYSVQADVYVDDFNGSNRVYVAGRYTDSKNFYAASLYNKKGGALEIRKKVNGSMKTLATNNKYKLDTNTWYKVKLELSGSEIKMYVNDQLELTATDSSLASGAIGLVTSKAVAQFDNVIVSGASTETDTGTTPANPTPGTDKPTPGVDKNVTSNNNFNLAGFSYGNPGGGEIKETDANYKKVYNAVDLNEALKKGTKVKVIEIMNDLDLGWNELPSAAKVMPFSANNPVLTNPVLKKTGVSKIYIENLSGITIFSANGAKIKHAGFVIKRSSNLIFRNLEFDELWEWDEATKGNYDKNDWDYITVEGQSSKVWIDHCTFNKAYDGLVDVKKGSNGVTISWSLFKGDDRSSNSWVTQQVNAMEADKSSYPMYAYLRSSAVGLSKEDIIDIAAGQKKAHLIGATEMAADNADLEVTLHHNYYKDIQDRMPRLRAGNAHAYNIVMDDAGLARAKSRITSDMAKAIAAKGYHFDVVGNGAISTENGAVLLEKSYLIDVFSPVRNNQKDPKKDDYTGKIKAEDVIFSDNGKVFRGGSDDANSPLAPYPAKAKDFSWNGFTKLPYSYTAENPENLVAQLQGKDGAGAGKLNWPSENWLKTVYKAVASKGTKTVEDSE
- a CDS encoding DEAD/DEAH box helicase; protein product: MSQYTETITVHIQLTTYGDALIYGDSSMNYSISGQMLKQRLFAWHEASFYGTELEIQHVQDTDIILLPSEQVIPFLAEPNLLEHIEWIWDEDNAPWLRLIPLLAHSIEANSYVPSFTAFQAGKLQWIWDAEALEAPGALEVLESEKKLENADLAEISLLNSLEKDEHEGLAAAFSAAVFQRWYGTEAEAADLRREYPILFSQNRPAATGLDARAWLIAIGWKADTAPFRPLLQLLEPEPENDESSWQLKLVLQDKQDPALLVPVQLADDGHASGLWPDAWTAHVRERSAGWLERLTAILPAGQRTGSRDDVLDRPLSDEAAWQFLTTDSHRLLEGGWQVLLPAWWEAATRKKPKLRAKVRPGEGGSERAKGGSLFGLDSIVQFDWRVAIGDADLSESEFAELVARNERLVRFRGQWIALDPALLAQIRRAMAGIDSTQGLSFQDILQLHLLGNADETESDATGEQPEDAARFRLEVELNGHLLKLISQLGRQSEWPALEVPDGLRAELRTYQRDGYAWLAFLRRFGLGACLADDMGLGKTVQFIAYLLHLQDIAAETGVRSSSLLICPTSVLGNWQKELSRFAPSLKVMLHYGSKRDQGELFHEEVEQADVILTSFATATLDQELLQSITWDSVCLDEAQNIKNAQTKQSSAVRSFPARHRIALTGTPIENRLSELWSIYDFINPGYLGSARAFSNRFINAIEKEHNEQRTVDLQKLVQPFMLRRKKKDPAIQLDLPEKNEMKTYIHLTSEQGALYDQIVKELMERMQKLEGIERKGAILSALTQLKQLCDHPALLTKEAALDATVSGYSQPDFEAVISRSSKLERILAMVKELREEGERCLIFTQYIGMGRMLQQVIAQELQEPVLYLNGSTSKTARDRMIDQFQSHTLLPDEQPSVFILSLKAGGVGLNLTAANHVFHFDRWWNPAVENQATDRAYRMGQTKDVQVHKFISLGTLEERIDEMLESKQQLSDQIISSTEGWITELSTDALKELFTLRRNWA
- a CDS encoding SWIM zinc finger family protein, whose product is MKKPTYLMDDIQWQQLIQNVADHFNDVTIKRGFQYFKQGKVKEFTMSDADHIVSVVDGSELYEVDLHLSAFAASRCTCPVHKNCKHMIAVLLNYANVQERSVHALVNAHSTGFTRLAVQSDVRTTAPASRSAPSPDRKQTARNTLSKTASRISDMPVSEWHDLFDQCISLIHMNTQNSQYVQSALASIYAVKPPLSPGMQQLYGLHAHLRVLEKLVPQAPMPGYPTHSYMGYYTQIAADELKEAIERDFESELALTDEPMQEARMAETLAYLRRKMLTESRSGTYFSDAYYRFWLNWMRPQQKDSTSSIYAEELQHLRAAEGELGTTLAQLPWMLAQSWMYFYQSQDEQAWALLEEAEKAFPLKISSSQLLLFLHALREAEEWSRLKDGLRHIGPLLHSHRDDHLHDYMNDWDMVLQHLPEAEQEMWDTLVGMLPFAGGMYEEALLAHDRWRQWIDYQLSMRSEPLSFRVSVLQPIEKNAPELLLPFYHQAVERYVLEKNRSSYKAAVKLLKRLFKLYKKMKQEPRWELFFTTFTSRHSRLRALQEELRKGKLLS
- a CDS encoding alpha/beta hydrolase, whose translation is MSFLYSYDIHLPSQLDPNRTYPTIFTLHGKGSNEQDMYGVVEPLSEEFIIIGIRGDLPMGGGFQYYELKSLGNPLREQFDRAIEQLQAFVQYATDKYPVDPGKRYFLGFSQGAILSMSLALTLGNPLKGIVAMNGYVPDFVKTEYALQSTEDVSVFISHGEYDSVFPVRIGHETAAYFQTRTSHCTFKTYPTDHGVSPDNQRDVLQWLREDATLH
- a CDS encoding retropepsin-like aspartic protease → MLLDTGSASTLLNADIVREIGMVPEGNDDVDIIRGVGGVEYVYTKFLDSITLEESTLKNFQVEIGSMDYGMQIDGILGFNFLKLVGAVIDAKAMEVRVCMSKTK
- the pgmB gene encoding beta-phosphoglucomutase yields the protein MKAVIFDLDGVITDTAEYHFQAWGSLAATLGIPFDREFNEQLKGISRTESLDKILGRGNRSEAYSYEDKRELAARKNTEYQRLISAVTPADVLPGIHALLTELRDARIGIALASASKNAAFILERLELTHYFDSVVDVTAIRHGKPDPEIFLTGAANLGVQPADCIGIEDAQAGIQAIKSAGMFAVGVGTPLQMQGADMMVATTAELSLRMLEDHFSEFVQTDAL